The sequence below is a genomic window from Halarchaeum grantii.
AGCATCACCAACGATCTCAGGTACCGCAGTTGCGGATGTTGCGATTACTGGTGTTCCATTAGCCATAGCCTCTAAGGGGGGACGACCGAACCCCTCGTAATTCGATGGAAAAACAAAGGCTAAAGCAGATTCATACAGCCTAGAAAGTAAATTGACATCAACGAAACCCGTCTGTATAACGCGACCTCTGACACCATGTTTTCTGGCGCTGTACTTAGTCAAATACCCGGGTATTAGACCCGGACTACCGACAACAACAAGCGTGATATCCTCTGGGAGGTCCTTCAACGCCTCAATAACAGTGCTCACATTCTTTTTTGATGTTTGGCTACCTACATACAATAAATATGGCTTTGATATCCCCATCTCTGCTAACCTGCTTTCCGAGGCACTCTCCTGATAATTCTCAACAGTAATTGAGGGGTAAACAACGTACGAATTACCGTCTGTAATTCTAATTCTGTCCACCAGGTCTTCATGAGTATGTTCTGAGATGGAAATGTATCCATCAGCATTCTGTAGGCCGCGTTCATATACTTGTGCAAATGTACGAAGAAGAATATTGTCATAGTTTGAAACAAGCGGGATGATGTCATGAACAGTGACTACGACCGGGATTGACGTTTCAAACCGAATAAGCCCCGCAGCCTGAGTTTGAGAGGGTAAGTGGAACAAGTCAACTTGATTCTCATACTGTTTCAATCGTTGTTGAACACCATACGAGGCTGAAATATAGGAGCCGAAGACTGGAACCTCATATGCTGGGATTTGAATCTTTTTTACCTCTATACTATCAATGTTTTCTAGCTGGCTCACTAGCTCTTTTGTGTAGTTACCGATCCCACTCCCGGCTGAATCGTTTATGCAAATCCCAACTCTCATTTTGTCACCAACACAACTACGGCGGATAATGATATCGTTGATGGATCTGGTCTCGTGGATATCTCTTTACAAGGGTTGCTATCTGAATCGTAGTACCTCTATTACCAAGCAAAGCACCCATACAGGGAACTGTCTAGTTTAGCGCCTCCTCAACCGGCGTGTTTCCGTCGAGGGATTGATGTGGTCTTGGTGGTTGTAGTAATGTACGAACTGTTCAACTGTTCAAGCCATTCGCGTGCGCTCGACTGACTGCCCACCCACGAGTTATGGGAAACGGTCGATACGCATTTTGAGCGTGCGGAACCACTTTTCGATGAGGTTCCGGTCAGTATAGTCCACTCGCCGTTCAATCCTAATCGATCGAGGCGGTCCGATAGCCGAACTGATCGACGAGAAACACCGCGTCGGAGGGATCGTGTTTCTCACGGAGACCGTGCAGAAACGCAGCCACCGGATCGGTGCCATGCCGTCCAAACAATGTGACGTCGAGAATCAACTTCGTGTCGAGGTCAATTGGCGGTGCTTAGTTAAGGCTGAAAAGTGAGGGGGTGCGAGTTTCTGCTGGTTGATGGCTGAAATCGCCCGCCTCAGCGGTCATAGCGATTGGATTGACTTGGCTTTTGTGGAGCGAGAGTGGACACCGAGCGAGCTGATGGAGCTTGGTATTCGACTCTATCTGTCTGGACTCTCGCTTTCGAATACCATTTCTATAATTTAGAATTTCGGTGTCGAACGTTCGCGGAAGGCTGTTCACGATTGGGTGCAGAAAGCCCACCTACAGCCTGCCAACGACGCAAGTCCGGATCACATTGCGCTTGACGAGACGGTAATCCGAATCAATGGTCCGCAATTCTGGCTGTACGCTGCTGTCGATCCCGAAACAAACAGATTCCTGCACTTGTGGCTGTTTACGACGACTACGACGGCATTGACGCAGCAGTTTCTGCGGGAGCTTCGTGGGAAATACGACGTCCCCGACGCCGTGTTTCTCGTCGATCATGTCCAGCATCCAGCGGCTACTCTGCATCAAGCAGGACTCCGATTTCAGACTGTGCATCATGGAAATCGCAACGCTGTCGAACGTGTATTCAGAGAAATAAAACGATGTACTTCCTTGTTTAGAAATAGTTTCAGCCACGCTGATCCGGAGACCACCGAAACGTGGTTGCAAGCCTTCGCCGTCTGGTGGAATTCGCGTAACTAAACACGAAAACATCCATTGAGGGGGCGTTTTTCGGCATAGAGCACTGAAAGACCGCTCCGCCTCATCCTTCAACCTTATCTGAACACCGCCACTTACGATAATTTCTACCCCTCTAATTTTGGCGGTTGGCTCGCGTTTACCGTAAGTTATACAACATAAGCATATCTAGAGGAGACAACTCGTATGGACAAAAGACAATCCCTCATTTCTGCAACACTCTTGTTCACTACGATCACACTTGGTGTCTGGGGGGTACGTCTACAGTCTCCATTGCTTTTAGCAATCTGCTTAGTGTGTGCCTCTCTTGCTGTTCTCAAATTCAACTCGTTATTATCTGCCGTCAGTTTGGCAGTGATCGGTGCGCTTATTCAGACTGGAGCGCAATTTACGCGCCTTTTTGGGACAGATGTTCATTCTGCGGCCGTGATAGCTGCTACTATTAGCAGGTCTGGCTGGCCAGCTACTAATGTTGAGATTGCGTGGGGGTTCTCAGGCACGCCACTGCTCCATATATTGGCGGTTCTGACCTCTCGGATTACGGGCACTCAGATTATACCATCAGATGGGTCTGGTATCTTAGCTACTGTTCTCCTTCCTATTGTCTTTGTCCTCACAGTAGCAATTATTGGGGGTGTAATGACGTCTCGGATAAACGCCGATGTATCTTCTGCTCATGTTGTTTTATTGATTGCGATGTGGTTGCCGTTCCTATCGTGGACAGGTACCTTCCGACGACAATCTGTCGGTTATGTCCTATTTGCACTTGTCACATTCCTAATTGCGATTCATAAAGAAAAGGCCAGCAAAAGAGTTGGCTTACTGTTATTTATCGCGTTCGTCTCAATAGCTGTCGCACACCACCTCACATTTGTCATATTAGGGATGTTTCTTCTCTGTATTGTGTTAGCCAACCGTGTAGAGAAGTTACCTTTTGCGTTGCAATCAATGCCGGATCAGTCTCGTCTATTAATCATATTCTCAACAGTTGGTGTATTGTGGTTTCTTTTCTCGACAGGGGGATCTACAGATATTGTCTTGTTGGTTTATGGGCTATTCTCATTACTTGCAGAAACAACTACGGCGGCGAGTGCTTCAGGGCTTGGACACGGGATATACATCACTTTCCGGGATTTTCTATCTAGATGGATCTTTCAAGGTCTTCTTTCAACAGGAATCATTGCCGCTGTTGTTGTTGAAGCAAGACGCTCTAAATTGACTGGTGATCAGGTAGCGATAGCGTTTTTCGGAGTGATTATCGCAGCTCTATCTACTACTGGGATTTTTTTCGGCGGACTTGACCCAGATCGTCTTATGACCTATCTTTTACTGAGCGGTTCGGCTATCCTTGCGATCCAGGGATGGAGTTCGGTTGAGTCGCAACATTCAATACCAGCACCCAAAATCGCAATCGTGACTTTGGTGGTTTTAGGGGTACTAATGATCCCGCCTTTCTTAGTATCTAGTCAGCCACCAGCGCTTGAGCAAGGGGTCGGGAGCCACCAAGCAAGCCCAGAGCTGTACCAAACTGCATACTGGATTAATAGCTATTCGAATGAACCATTGGTTCGCGGAGACATTATGATTAAGGAAGTGATCACTCCTGTTGGAGGGGTGCAAATTAAATCTGGGGTTTTAGAGGTTAAAGATGGGAAAATACCAAGGGGGATGTTCGTGTATCGGTCTGAAAACCGGGTGCAATATTCTGGTTGGGTTTATGGGGATTCTACCCGTGTCCTCACAGTTGACTCATCGGAATTGAGTCCAGATTTGTCTCGTAGCAAAGTATATACCACTGGCGAGACAAAAATATACTCTGGAAATTCCACACCATCACTGAAAGCTAGCAACTGAAAACGCTAGCAGCGGTCAGGCAGTATAATGCAAGTCCAATATTAGCAGGGAAACAAGAATATAGTCGGGGAGATTAACTTTGTATGAACCCGGCGTTGTTTGTATAAACAAGATACCAGAAGCAGTGCAGTAAATATGAGACTGATATCTAATCCGTCGGAACTTAAGCATGATTCCACCAGACGGCGTGGGCTTGGAGCCATGTTTCTGCGGTCGGTGGATCGACGTGGCTGAAAAAAGTTTGAAAACGAAGAGGTTCCCTGTTCTACTTCTCTAAAGACACGTTCGACAGAATTTCTGAAGCCGTGTGTTGTTCGACGCGGTAGTGTAATTTTCTCGGCGGAGTCCACCGATCAGATCGCCGGCGTCATCGACGAGAGACAAAGCGTCTTCGACATCGTTCGTGAATGCAGAATTCTGTTTGTTGCTGGATCGACGGCAGCGTACAGCCAGTATTGCTCATCGTTGATCCGGATCACTTTCTGATTGACCGCAATGCGATTCGGGCTTTCATCGTCAGCTGGCTGTAGATCCGCTTTCTGTACCCAATTATGAATAGCAACACGACTCCGATCGACACTCGAATCATCAAGAAGAATAACTGTATTTGAAAGTGCAAATATCTCAAGGTGGTGGCGAATACCCTCTTTCAATAATCTCGCGGGTGTCCGCTCTCGTTCCACAAACGACAAGTCGATCCACTCGGTAGACCCTCTGAGGCGGTCGGTTTCTGGCATAGGAACTAGAAATGCTGACCGCCTCACCCTTATCTTAACACCGCCGGTAATGAGTGACCTCACAGCCCACCTACAATCCTACTATCGAGCAGCCAATCAAAGCCACCATTGATATAACTGCGATGTTTATATATCCGGTGTAAATACTGGTTGGAAAAACTATAACTGAGTGTATTGGATGATTTCAGTACCCTTTTGCCAGTCTAACACCAGTTGCTAGATGAATGTGAATTATGAGTGAGGATTCAAACCAAAATATATTAAGCGATTTCTTAAGAGATTTCGGTATCTATTCAGTCAGTCGTTTTGCACCTACCTTCCTAGGGTTTATTGCACTAATCGCGTTCACTCATTTTTTCGATACTGGGTCATATGGTAGATATGCACTCACCACCGTATTTATCACCGTCTTCGCAACCGGACTCTTTGACTGGTTGAAGCAGGCAGTGCTACGGTTCGATTCTGGACCGGACAATATAATTCCAACAACCCTCGCTATCTTGTTAGTACTCCTTGCAACATCGATTATCCTCGGAATTGGTGGCTATATTATATTCAGATCTAGGCTCGGTGCTTATCGCCCCTTCTATATTGCTGGAATTGCAGCGCTCACAACTCTTGGTACATTTGAAGTATGTCGATCAATTTTCCAAGCCAGACTCCAGTCAAAGGAGGTAATGAAGTATCAAACACTAAAAGCGATTATTCGACACGGACTTGGGCTTGGCATATCATTACTTATTTTCAATAGTATTGTGGGCTGGGTCTGGGCAATGGCAATTGGATGTGGGCTGGCGGTTGTTTTGATGATATCTCAGTTTGATATTCAGAAAATAGGATTCAACAAGACAATCGCAAAACGTCTTACAGGTTATGGATTTCCAATGTTGGGCTGGCTTTTCGGTTTAACACTGCTGACTTTTATTGATCGAGTTCTCTTAGAATATTTTTCAACAGCCTCTGCTGTCGGTATCTATAGCGCAAACTATACCCTAATTCAAACAGGGCTTCCGCTAGTACTGGCCCCAGTTATTGAGGCATCTCATCCTGTGATAATGCAAGAATGGAACGGTGAGAACCACGAGAAAATCGCCGATCTAATTGCCAGATACAGTCGCTATTTCTTGATCCTTGGCATCCCCGCGACCATCTTTGCGGCGGTAATTAGCCGTCCACTTAGTATTCTCGCTCTTGGAACTGACTTCAGAGCTGGTTACGTTATAATCCCAATAATTGCAGTATCTCTATTCATTTGGAACTTTGCCATGATTGGCCACAAAGGGTTGGAAGTACAGGATGAGACCGGTTTAATGAGCTTTGGAATTGGTTTGGCAGTTTTGGCGAATATTGTATTGAACTACATAGCAATTCCACTATATGGGTTCCTTGGAGCGGCAGTGGCGACGCTTATTAGCACCGGTATATATACAATATACGCGTACCTAATGTCTATACGGACAGTCCAGTGGGAGATTCCCAAGTCCACTGTGTTCCGAGTAGGACTTAGCGGCCTGTTAATGAGCCTGATTAGTGGATCTGGATATCTATTTCCGGATTGGTCAGTCGCAGGACCGGTCATTAGTGGCCTTAGTGGAGGGATCGGATATCTCGCTCTTTTGATTCTACTTGGTGAATTTGATGAGAAAGAAATAGGTAAAATATCATACATTATTGACTATGTTCGACTCTGATTAATATAGACGGCATGAGGAAAGAATTTAGGTTCAACACGCTCCCCCTGTTGAATCTTTGATGCAGTAGAACAGCGTGTTGTCGTAGATGTGACTGTTGAACCTCATGTGGCATCACCTACGAGAGCGTTAGTGGGTAGCGATAGGTGAATTAGTGCTTTGTGCTACCCTACTGATACTGCGCACACACTTCCTCGATGCCCTCCTCAAACGAGATCTGGGGCTCCCAGCCGGTTGCGTCGCGCATCTTCGTGTTATCCGCCATGGTGTCGTGGACGTACACGTCTTCGGGAATCGGGTTCTCGACGTATTCGGGCTCGATGTCGGTTCCTAACTCCGTATTCAGCATGTCTACGAGTGCGTTGAAGGTGTAGCTCTCGCCGGTACCGAGGTTGTAGATGCCGTCCAATTGCTCGTCGGCGGCGAGTTCGAGGCCGCGAACGATGTCGTCGACGTGCGTGAAGTCGCGGGTCTGCGTGCCGTCGCCGTAGAGGACGGGCGCCTCGCCGTCGGCCATGTCGTCGGCGAACTGGGCGATGACGTTGGCGTACTCGCCCTTGTGTTCTTCGCTGCCCCCATAGCCCTGGTAAACGGAGAAGAAGCGCATTCCGGCACAGGTGATGTCGTGGAAGTTCGAGTAGTATTCGGCGTATTTCTCACGCGCTAATTTCGAGGCTTCGTAGCCCGTATTGACGTGGACGGGCATGTCTTCGGGGCTGGGTTCGGTGCGGTTGCCATAGATGGAGGACGTCGAGGCATACACGACGGTTTCGCAGCCGTCTTGGACGGCTTGCTCGACGACGTTGACGAACCCCTCGACGTTGACGCGGGCGCCCTGCTGGGGGTTCTCCTCGTGCATCGCGTACGACGACAATGCGGCGAGGTGGAAGACGACATCGACGTCCGTCGGCAGCTCCTCGCCGAGGACGCTCGCTTCGACGTACTCAACGGCGTCATCGAGGTTCGCTTCGGTGCCGAGGTAGCCGTCGTCGAGCGCGACGACGTCGTTGTCCGTGGCGAGGTGGTTCGCGAGGTTCGAGCCGATGAAGCCGGCACCCCCTGTGACGAGGATACGCTGATTTCGCATACGGTAGTCTGGTCAATCCGGGTATATGTATCTGCCTCACTTGATGCCCGTCTTCGGGTTCAAACCCGGCACCGAGACGTCCACAACGAGCGCGCCATCGACGCCATCGCCGGCCGTCGAAAACGTGGCGCGCTCGTCGTCACCGACTGAGACGAACTCCCTCGACGACGAACTCGACACAATGGAGCAATCGGTCGTCGTCGACGACCGTCGCGTCATTACACGGCGTGACAGCAGTATCTACGAAGGGCTGCCCTGGTGAGTCGAGAGGGCTGGCTATTCGTTGAGCGGGTACCGTGTGATGTCGATTCCGTCGTCGGTGACGGTGACGAGCCACGCGCAGGGAGTCGTATTCCGATCAAGTGTGCTGATCGGGATGGTCGGGCCGGTGATGAGTGCGGGAACGTCGGTGCCTCGAACCATACCTTGGGCGGGAACGTGGAGATGGCCGGTGACGACGAGGTTGATGGAGGCACCGTCGATGTCGAGGAGGGGTCGGACGTCGACGCCGTCCGAGTAGAGCAGGTCTCCGTCGTCGTCGACGATGGGAGAGGGTGTTTGGTGGAGGACGAGGACGTTCGTGCCGAAGTAACTCGAGACGGTGGCCTCGAGGTCGACGTCGTCGAGACGACCGTTGGTGTGGTCGATGCCGTAGAGCGCGACGTCGAGGTCATCACTGCTGAGCGGTACGGGAGCGCGATGCAGGTGGTGATCGACGTCCGTCTTGGTGGTGAACGCGTCGAGTTCGGCGAGGCCCGTCTTCGTGTCGTGGTTGCCGACGACGTAGTGGAAGGGAATGCCGTCAGCGTGGAGGTCCGCGAGCGCCTGCGTCGCCTCGAGCGCGTCGGCCTGGGTGACGCCGTGGTCGAAGATGTCGCCTGCGTGGACGACGGCGTCGACGTCGAGATTCCGGGCGAGCGAGAGCGCGTTCGTGAATCCAGCGCGACCGTCGCTATCGTGTGCCCACGCGGGTTTTGCCTCCCGGTGTCGATAGCCGATATGCGTGTCGCCGATGACGAGGAGGTGGACGGCCGAGTCCGTGGTGGCGCCGAGATCGGTGGCGGTGAGATTGCGCGTACTACTCAGCAGAGAGTGGGTCTCTCCATTACTCGTCCACTGCTTCGCGCGGACGTTTTTGAGTCGATAGCGGTGGCCGACGCGCCAGTCGACGTCGACCTCGTGCGTCGTCCAGATCGAGAGGGTGAGTGTGTTCCCATCGGTATCGGCGACCGTGAGCTCGGCGTCGCGACGGCCATCGTCAGGATGGTCGAGTGCGACGACGCGGAGCGTGAGCGGTGTCTCGAAGCGGTCGTTCTCCGGGATGGCGTCGGGGTCGAGCGCGCCCATCTGCCACTCGGTATACTGCGCCACTACGTGTCCGTTCCGATAGCGCGACCGTGGTGCGTCGCGCACGGAGTCTGCACGTGGCGAGCATTCGGCAGCGCTCGCCAGCGTGATCCCGTATTCCGACGTGCGGGACTCACCGACGGTGCAGATGTCCTCGAGAATCGCGTCGATGACCGGCCCGACGCACGCGGTGGCGAGTCGGCAACGACCCTGCGATATTCATACTCGGCCTGAATCCCCGCAAGGACGCCGCTGTGACCCGTGGATGCGTGATTCTGAACCGGCGCATCTGTTCTTCGCCGTCATTCGTGAGGCGCTCTCGACGCCGCGAACGGCGCTGCCAGGCGATATGGGCGCGACGTCGCGACGCCACGCTCTTCGCTTGAGGAGAAAACCGATAGACGGAAGCCGATTATGACGGATCCCTCTCGAGGATCGCCCCGATCACGACGCCGTCGCGACCGCCCCGATTGTCGACGATGCTTCCCGAACCGGGCGTATTCGCGCGATTCGGTGGGGGACCCACTATCTGCATCGAGCGTCATACTCGACCCACGGGAGGCCACCAGACAGGGTCTTGCGGGGAATACAGCCGATTATGCAGATCGAAGAACTGTGACTCGGTCGAACGCAAGGCGACGTACCGGGTCCCCATCGATACACGACTGCGGTCGTAGCCTCCCTCTTTGGCGCTGTCGTGTGTTGTCCAGTTCGAGAGGGCGAGCGCGTTCTCCTCGGTATCGACGATCGTGAGCGCGGCGTCGCGACGGCCCCCCTCCGACACGTCGTGTTGCCCCTGGATCGACGAACGGCACTCTATTCGGTGAGATCTGTGGCGTCCAGTTCTTCGTTGAGGTAGGCTTCGCCCTGCTCGCTGAGCGAGTAGTAGCCGTCGTCGTGC
It includes:
- a CDS encoding glycosyltransferase family 4 protein produces the protein MRVGICINDSAGSGIGNYTKELVSQLENIDSIEVKKIQIPAYEVPVFGSYISASYGVQQRLKQYENQVDLFHLPSQTQAAGLIRFETSIPVVVTVHDIIPLVSNYDNILLRTFAQVYERGLQNADGYISISEHTHEDLVDRIRITDGNSYVVYPSITVENYQESASESRLAEMGISKPYLLYVGSQTSKKNVSTVIEALKDLPEDITLVVVGSPGLIPGYLTKYSARKHGVRGRVIQTGFVDVNLLSRLYESALAFVFPSNYEGFGRPPLEAMANGTPVIATSATAVPEIVGDAAMLCSPDQPTEWSDAVLTLLEEDNQREMMIKKGYNRLNQFNWEDCAQKTVAIYEDILNNTTS
- a CDS encoding polysaccharide biosynthesis C-terminal domain-containing protein; its protein translation is MSEDSNQNILSDFLRDFGIYSVSRFAPTFLGFIALIAFTHFFDTGSYGRYALTTVFITVFATGLFDWLKQAVLRFDSGPDNIIPTTLAILLVLLATSIILGIGGYIIFRSRLGAYRPFYIAGIAALTTLGTFEVCRSIFQARLQSKEVMKYQTLKAIIRHGLGLGISLLIFNSIVGWVWAMAIGCGLAVVLMISQFDIQKIGFNKTIAKRLTGYGFPMLGWLFGLTLLTFIDRVLLEYFSTASAVGIYSANYTLIQTGLPLVLAPVIEASHPVIMQEWNGENHEKIADLIARYSRYFLILGIPATIFAAVISRPLSILALGTDFRAGYVIIPIIAVSLFIWNFAMIGHKGLEVQDETGLMSFGIGLAVLANIVLNYIAIPLYGFLGAAVATLISTGIYTIYAYLMSIRTVQWEIPKSTVFRVGLSGLLMSLISGSGYLFPDWSVAGPVISGLSGGIGYLALLILLGEFDEKEIGKISYIIDYVRL
- a CDS encoding NAD-dependent epimerase/dehydratase family protein, coding for MRNQRILVTGGAGFIGSNLANHLATDNDVVALDDGYLGTEANLDDAVEYVEASVLGEELPTDVDVVFHLAALSSYAMHEENPQQGARVNVEGFVNVVEQAVQDGCETVVYASTSSIYGNRTEPSPEDMPVHVNTGYEASKLAREKYAEYYSNFHDITCAGMRFFSVYQGYGGSEEHKGEYANVIAQFADDMADGEAPVLYGDGTQTRDFTHVDDIVRGLELAADEQLDGIYNLGTGESYTFNALVDMLNTELGTDIEPEYVENPIPEDVYVHDTMADNTKMRDATGWEPQISFEEGIEEVCAQYQ
- a CDS encoding metallophosphoesterase family protein, with product MAQYTEWQMGALDPDAIPENDRFETPLTLRVVALDHPDDGRRDAELTVADTDGNTLTLSIWTTHEVDVDWRVGHRYRLKNVRAKQWTSNGETHSLLSSTRNLTATDLGATTDSAVHLLVIGDTHIGYRHREAKPAWAHDSDGRAGFTNALSLARNLDVDAVVHAGDIFDHGVTQADALEATQALADLHADGIPFHYVVGNHDTKTGLAELDAFTTKTDVDHHLHRAPVPLSSDDLDVALYGIDHTNGRLDDVDLEATVSSYFGTNVLVLHQTPSPIVDDDGDLLYSDGVDVRPLLDIDGASINLVVTGHLHVPAQGMVRGTDVPALITGPTIPISTLDRNTTPCAWLVTVTDDGIDITRYPLNE